The following are from one region of the Myotis daubentonii chromosome 2, mMyoDau2.1, whole genome shotgun sequence genome:
- the LOC132226141 gene encoding olfactory receptor 6C70-like isoform X1, which produces MVGNHTAQIEFILLGLTDNSQLQIVIFFFLFLNYMLSMLGNLTIIALCLLDSHLTTPMYFFLRSFSFLEISFTSACIPRFLITIVTREKTISYDGCMSQLFFYIFLGATEFFLLTAMSYDRYVAICKPLHYMSIMSSRVCYQLVLSSWATGFLVSFILLILILHLDFCASNIIDGFICDISPVLQLSCSDTHLVELITFFLAVMTLIVTLLLVILSYSYIIRTILKFPSAHQKKKAFSTCSSHMIVITITYGSCIFIYIKPSANERTSLSKGVAVLHTSVSPLLNPFIYTLRNQQVKQAFRDVFRKVLPALDK; this is translated from the coding sequence AATCATACAGCGCAGATAGAGTTTATCCTTCTGGGACTGACAGATAATTCTCAGTTACagattgtaatttttttctttctatttctgaaTTATATGTTGAGCATGTTAGGAAACTTAACCATCATTGCCCTCTGTCTACTGGATTCCCATCTCACAACCCCAATGTATTTCTTCCTCCGAAGTTTCTCTTTTCTGGAAATTTCATTCACAAGTGCTTGCATCCCCAGATTCCTAATCACCATTGTAACCAGGGAAAAGACCATTTCCTATGATGGTTGTATGTCCcagttatttttttacatattcttGGGTGCTACAGAATTTTTCCTTTTGACGGCTATGTCCTATGACCGCTATGTTGCCATCTGCAAACCTTTGCATTATATGTCCATCATGAGCAGCAGAGTTTGTTATCAGCTTGTACTCAGTTCTTGGGCAACTGGATTCCTGGTCAGTTTCATTTTACTGATTTTGATTCTTCATTTGGATTTCTGTGCTTCAAATATAATTGATGGtttcatttgtgacatttctCCTGTCCTGCAACTTTCTTGCTCAGACACACACTTAGTGGAGCTGATTACTTTTTTCTTAGCTGTGATGACCCTTATTGTCACACTGTTATTAGTAATCCTTTCTTACTCTTACATCATCAGGACAATCCTAAAATTCCCTTCTGCCCACCAAAAGAAAAAAGCCTTTTCTACCTGCTCTTCTCACATGATTGTTATAACCATCACTTATGGGAGTTGTATATTCATCTACATAAAGCCATCAGCAAATGAAAGAACCTCTTTAAGCAAAGGAGTAGCTGTGCTCCATACTTCAGTTTCTCCTCTGTTGAACCCTTTCATTTATACTCTGAGGAACCAGCAAGTTAAACAAGCCTTCAGAGATGTATTTAGAAAGGTACTTCCTGCTTTAGACaagtaa
- the LOC132226141 gene encoding olfactory receptor 6C70-like isoform X2 encodes MENHTAQIEFILLGLTDNSQLQIVIFFFLFLNYMLSMLGNLTIIALCLLDSHLTTPMYFFLRSFSFLEISFTSACIPRFLITIVTREKTISYDGCMSQLFFYIFLGATEFFLLTAMSYDRYVAICKPLHYMSIMSSRVCYQLVLSSWATGFLVSFILLILILHLDFCASNIIDGFICDISPVLQLSCSDTHLVELITFFLAVMTLIVTLLLVILSYSYIIRTILKFPSAHQKKKAFSTCSSHMIVITITYGSCIFIYIKPSANERTSLSKGVAVLHTSVSPLLNPFIYTLRNQQVKQAFRDVFRKVLPALDK; translated from the coding sequence ATGGAGAATCATACAGCGCAGATAGAGTTTATCCTTCTGGGACTGACAGATAATTCTCAGTTACagattgtaatttttttctttctatttctgaaTTATATGTTGAGCATGTTAGGAAACTTAACCATCATTGCCCTCTGTCTACTGGATTCCCATCTCACAACCCCAATGTATTTCTTCCTCCGAAGTTTCTCTTTTCTGGAAATTTCATTCACAAGTGCTTGCATCCCCAGATTCCTAATCACCATTGTAACCAGGGAAAAGACCATTTCCTATGATGGTTGTATGTCCcagttatttttttacatattcttGGGTGCTACAGAATTTTTCCTTTTGACGGCTATGTCCTATGACCGCTATGTTGCCATCTGCAAACCTTTGCATTATATGTCCATCATGAGCAGCAGAGTTTGTTATCAGCTTGTACTCAGTTCTTGGGCAACTGGATTCCTGGTCAGTTTCATTTTACTGATTTTGATTCTTCATTTGGATTTCTGTGCTTCAAATATAATTGATGGtttcatttgtgacatttctCCTGTCCTGCAACTTTCTTGCTCAGACACACACTTAGTGGAGCTGATTACTTTTTTCTTAGCTGTGATGACCCTTATTGTCACACTGTTATTAGTAATCCTTTCTTACTCTTACATCATCAGGACAATCCTAAAATTCCCTTCTGCCCACCAAAAGAAAAAAGCCTTTTCTACCTGCTCTTCTCACATGATTGTTATAACCATCACTTATGGGAGTTGTATATTCATCTACATAAAGCCATCAGCAAATGAAAGAACCTCTTTAAGCAAAGGAGTAGCTGTGCTCCATACTTCAGTTTCTCCTCTGTTGAACCCTTTCATTTATACTCTGAGGAACCAGCAAGTTAAACAAGCCTTCAGAGATGTATTTAGAAAGGTACTTCCTGCTTTAGACaagtaa